From the genome of Qingrenia yutianensis:
GTCATGTGGTCGGCGCCGGCAAGACTTGGACTATGGTTGCGGCAGCAATGGAATCACGGCGGCTCGGACTATGCAATAAATCGCTGTTTGTAGTACCCAACCACTTGACCGAGCAATGGGCAAGCGAATTTTTGCAGTTATATCCGGCGGCAAATATTCTTGTTGCAACAAAAAAGGATTTCGAGATGAAAAACCGCAAAAAATTCTGCGGCAGAATTGCAACGGGCGATTATGACGCCGTTATTATCGGTCATTCGCAATTCGAGAAAATACCGATGTCGGCAGAACGGCAGAAAACCATACTGCAAAATCAGCTTGACGAGATTATTAACGGAATAATCGAGGCAAAAACCGAAAATGCGGAGCGTTACACGATTAAGCAAATGGAAAAGACAAAGCGTGGACTTGAAGCAAAGATAAAAAAACTCAATGACCAAGAACGCAAGGACGATGTTGTAACCTTTGAAGAAATCGGTGTTGACAGAGTGTTTGTGGATGAAGCACATTATTACAAAAACCTTTTCCTTTACACAAAAATGCGAAATGTCGGCGGTATCGCACAGACCGAAGCACAAAAGTCAAGCGACCTGTTTATGAAAACACAGTATCTTGACGGGCTTACGGGCGGAAAGGGCGTTATTTTCGCAACGGGAACACCTGTTTCAAACAGTATGGTTGAGTTATATACTATGCAGAGGTATTTGCAGTATAAATCGCTCCAAGAGCGTGGATTACAGCACTTTGATAGCTGGGCGTCCACCTTTGGTGAAACCGTATCGGCAATGGAGCTTGCACCCGAGGGCTATACTTTAGTAGGACGATAAATAATGCGTTCCTAAATTGAAAATAGGTTATCAAAGTCGGTTGCAGAATTTCAAAAAATATTTTTTTGATTCTTTGAAAAACAGTTCCGCTTTGTATCCCTATTTTCTCCTATTGGTAGAGGGAGTAATACTTTTAATACCAAAACAGATTACATAAAGAAAGGAGGATAAGAGAATGTCAAGGACTTCAAAGATTACAGCACTCTATGAGCGTTTATCACGAGATGATGACCTCAATGGTGAGTCAAATTCAATCACCAACCAAAAGAAATACTTGGAAGATTATGCTCGCAGAAATGGGTTCACGAATATTTGCCATTTTACTGACGATGGTTTTTCGGGTGTGAATTTCAATCGTCCGAGTTTTCAAGAGTTGATTAAAGAAGTAGAAGCAGGAAATGTCGCAACGATTATCGTTAAGGATATGAGCCGATTGGGGCGAAACTATCTGCAAGTCGGCTTTTATACGGAAGTTCTGTTTCCGCAGAAAGATGTCCGTTTTCTTGCAATAAACAACAGCATTGACAGTAATAATGCTTCGGATAATGACTTTGCCCCGTTTTTGAATATTATGAACGAGTGGTATGCCAAAGACACAAGCAATAAAATCAAGGCTGTGTTTGATGCCCGTATGAAAGACGGAAAGCGTTGTAGCGGTTCAATCCCCTATGGATATAACCGATTAGCAACCGACAAACAAACGCTTGTCGTTGACCCTGTGGCTTCTGGGGTGGTAAAGCGTATCTTTCTGCTTGCCAACGAGGGCAAAAGTCCGAGAGCAATCGCTGAATTGCTTACCGAAGAAAAGGTTTTAATTCCGGCAGCACACGCAAAGGAGTATCACCCCGAGCAGTATAACGGTACGAAGTTTTCAGACCCATATACTTGGGGAATGTCAACCATAAGGGCGATTTTGAGCAGACAGGAATATCTCGGTCATACGGTTTTGCGTAAGTCTGTCAGCACCAATTTCAAGCTGCACAAAAGGAAGAATACCGATGAAGATGAACAGTATGTATTTTATAATACACACGAGCCTATCATCTCGCAGGAACTTTGGGACAGCGTTCAGAAGCGAAAGAAACGAGCGAACAGAACAGCGGCAAAAGGTACGCATAGCAATCGTTTAAGCGGTTATCTGTATTGTGCGGATTGTGGCAGAAGAATGACCCTGCAAACGCATTACAGTAAAAAAGACCGTTCGGTGCAGTATTCTTACCGTTGCGGTGGGTATGCAAGCAAAGTAAACTCTTGTACTGCCCATTCGATTAGTGCTGATAATGTTGAAGCCTTGATATTATCGGCTGTAAAACGATTATCAAAATTTGTTCTGAATGACGAAGAAGCCTTTGCAAAGGAACTTCAAGCACTTTGGAATGAAAAGCAGACAGAAAAGCCAAAGCAGAATAAATCGGAACTGCACCGTTTTCAAAAGCGATACGATGAACTATCCAAACTTATTCGTGGTTTGTATGAAAATCTTGTTTCGGGGTTACTGCCCGAAAGACAGTACAAACAACTGATGAAGCAGTATGATGATGAACAGGCTGAATTGGAAACGAAGATTGAAGCAATGCAACAGGAACTGACCGAAGAAAAGGCAAATACGGTGGATATTAAGCATTTCATTTCTTTGATACGCAAGTGCAAAGAGCCGACAGAAATTTCCGATTTGATGTTTGCCGAACTCATTGACAAGATTGTGGTTTATGAAGCAGAGGGTGTGGGAAAAGCAAGGACACAAAAGGTTGATATTTATTTCAACTATGTCGGGCAGGTCGATATTGCCTATACAGAAGAAGAACTTGCTGAAATCAAGGCACAGGAAGAACAGATTGAAATGGAACGACTGGCAAAACAGCGTGAGCGTGAAAAAGCATACCGAGAGAAGCGAAAGGCAAAAAAACTCGCTGAAAACGGTGGAGAAATCGTCAAAACAAAGATATGTCCTCACTGTCAAAAAGAGTTTGTGCCTACAAGTAACCGACAGATATTCTGTTCAAAGGATTGTTGCTATCAGGCAAGGCAGGATAAGACAAAAGCCGACAGAGAAGCAGAAAAAGGAAATCATTATTATCGTCAGCGTGTATGTGCTGTGTGTGGCAGTACCTACTGGCCTACACACAGTCAACAGAAATTCTGTTCCGAAGAATGTCAAAAGCAAAATCACAACGAGAAATCTTTGGAATTTTATCACAAGAAGCAAAAGGAGAAATCAGAATGCAAAGATTTATTACAGACGAAAGAACTGGTATCCAGTACGAACTCATCGGAGATTATTACTATCCCTGCTTGACGATAGAACACCCCCCTGTTCTCACGAAATACGGAAGAATGAGGGAAAGATATTTAAGGGAACACAAGAAAGCCTTATATTTTAATCTGCTTAC
Proteins encoded in this window:
- a CDS encoding recombinase family protein, which produces MSRTSKITALYERLSRDDDLNGESNSITNQKKYLEDYARRNGFTNICHFTDDGFSGVNFNRPSFQELIKEVEAGNVATIIVKDMSRLGRNYLQVGFYTEVLFPQKDVRFLAINNSIDSNNASDNDFAPFLNIMNEWYAKDTSNKIKAVFDARMKDGKRCSGSIPYGYNRLATDKQTLVVDPVASGVVKRIFLLANEGKSPRAIAELLTEEKVLIPAAHAKEYHPEQYNGTKFSDPYTWGMSTIRAILSRQEYLGHTVLRKSVSTNFKLHKRKNTDEDEQYVFYNTHEPIISQELWDSVQKRKKRANRTAAKGTHSNRLSGYLYCADCGRRMTLQTHYSKKDRSVQYSYRCGGYASKVNSCTAHSISADNVEALILSAVKRLSKFVLNDEEAFAKELQALWNEKQTEKPKQNKSELHRFQKRYDELSKLIRGLYENLVSGLLPERQYKQLMKQYDDEQAELETKIEAMQQELTEEKANTVDIKHFISLIRKCKEPTEISDLMFAELIDKIVVYEAEGVGKARTQKVDIYFNYVGQVDIAYTEEELAEIKAQEEQIEMERLAKQREREKAYREKRKAKKLAENGGEIVKTKICPHCQKEFVPTSNRQIFCSKDCCYQARQDKTKADREAEKGNHYYRQRVCAVCGSTYWPTHSQQKFCSEECQKQNHNEKSLEFYHKKQKEKSECKDLLQTKELVSSTNSSEIITIPA
- a CDS encoding DEAD/DEAH box helicase family protein, yielding QSKIEVKYSNLTGEWNIQGKSADKGVKATNTYGTSRISAYKIIEDSLNLRDVRIFDYIYDENGNKVAKLNIKETTIAQQKQASIKQAFEDWIWKDPDRRDDLCKIYNVRFNSIRPREYDGSHITFNGINPEIALRKHQKDAVARIMYGGNSLLGHVVGAGKTWTMVAAAMESRRLGLCNKSLFVVPNHLTEQWASEFLQLYPAANILVATKKDFEMKNRKKFCGRIATGDYDAVIIGHSQFEKIPMSAERQKTILQNQLDEIINGIIEAKTENAERYTIKQMEKTKRGLEAKIKKLNDQERKDDVVTFEEIGVDRVFVDEAHYYKNLFLYTKMRNVGGIAQTEAQKSSDLFMKTQYLDGLTGGKGVIFATGTPVSNSMVELYTMQRYLQYKSLQERGLQHFDSWASTFGETVSAMELAPEGYTLVGR